Within the Pseudomonadota bacterium genome, the region CATATAACCCCGACTTCGGCGGCGAGCCACCCGCGGTCGATGCACCGCTGACCGGCAAGGCATTGATCTACACTACGCGGGAGGAAACCGGGTATACCTTCAGCGGCAACCCCACGAGTTTCACCGGCGGCGGCACCAACCTGAGCATCGAGCTCGGTGAAATCACCTACCGCCTTGCGGTCAAGGCCTTCGGCAGCATTTTCACGCAGGGTGCCGAACATGCCGAATCGCTGGACGACGCCGGCAGCTATACGATCGTGGTCAAACCCAGGGTGACCAAGTACTCGTACGCGTACAACCAGCTCAAGAACATCGGCTTCGCCATTACCCCGCAGGTCGATCTCGACGTCGAGGTGCGGGTCCTCGACGCCGCGGGCAACAGCGTCCTCGACAAAACCTATTCGTCCGGCATCAGGGACGGCAAATCCTACATGATGAGCGGCGCTCCCGGCGAAAAGATCAGCGCGGTCACCCACCAGACCATCGCGGAACTGCTGAACCAGGCCGCGCAGGAGACCTATACGGCACTCAGGGCAAGCCGGGCTGCCGGCCTGCAATAGCACCAACCCCGCAGGCGCGCGTCATGACAGTAGCAAGTCACGCCATCACACTGCTCGCGCTCGCGGGATGCATCCTGCTCACCGGGTGCGCCGCCATCGTCAGCGGCACGGAGCAGACCGTCACCGTGGAGACGCCGGGCTGCACGGGCGCCAGGTGCAAGCTCGTCAATGAGAAGGGTGTCTGGTACGTGACCAGCACCCCCGGATCGGTCACCGTGCACCGTGCCGCCGGCGCGCTCACGGTGACCTGCACGAAGGAAGGCATGAAATCCGACAGTGTCGATGCCGCGGAGTCCGTCACCAAGGGCATTGCGTTCGGCAACATCCTGCTCGGCGGTATCATCGGCGCGGGCGTGGACGTCGGCACCGGCGCCGCCTACGAGTATCCGCAGGTCATCTCGATCCCGATGGACTGCAGTGTCATCGACGCGTCGACGGACAGCACCGGGAACACCGTTCCCGCAGCAGCCGGCGGAACGCAAGCACCGGAAAGCGCAATGGAGGTACGTCCCGCCGACGCCGACGAGTGCATGACGCTGCAACGCCGGATCGAGGCCGCCCACGATGACGCGTTCACCCGGGAAGTGCTGGAGAGCAATTACCGGCGCCGCTGCGGCACCTGGCCGCCAACACCGAACGCGACGGCACCGGCCGCCGCGCCCGCCGCCGACGCGGACCCGGAGTGACGACTGGCGCTAAAGGTATCTTGCTGCAATACTGGCAGGGTAGCGTCCCGGCGCAATCCCAGAGCCACGTCATGGAGTCACCGCGCAGCGCCTGATCCACGCTCAGCTGTTTCCTGATCAGAACTCGGCGCCGAGCAGTGTCATGCGGAGGCGACTCCCGCGGGGGGCCAGTTCATGCATGCGAACGGCAACCATGTCACGCCCGACCGGCCCCGTGCCGCGCGGTTTCCCGGACGTCAGTTCCTGCTGCTCTCCCTGCCCGTCATCGTCGTCATCCTGGCACTCGCCGGCACCGTCGCGAACATGCGCATCGGCGCGGAAGTCGAGCGGATTGCGGCAGCCGAGCGCAGCGACCTGCGCCTGCTCGGCAGCAATGTGACTGCTGACGTTTCCCTGTCGCTGTTCCAGCTGCGCGCCCTGAGCCAGGAAACGGCAGCCGGCAAGATCCTGGACGCGGACCCGCAGCACGCGACGGATGCGTTCCAAACCATGTTCCTGACCATCGCCAGCCGCAATCCCATATACACGCAGATCCGCTGGGTCGACGCGACCGGACACGAACGGGTGCGCGTCGTGCGTGACAGGCAGCGCGTTTACGCAGTGGCTGCCGATGCGCTGCAGGATGTCAGCAACAGGGACTATTACCGCCAGGCGGCCGCCCTGCTCGCGGGCGAGGTCTACGTTTCCCGCTTCGACCCGGCCCCGGCCGCGGACCCGGACGATCGCGCCGCGCGTGCCGTCGTCCACATCGCGACCCCGCTTGCGGACGGCGCGGGAGCGAACCGTGGCATCCTGCTCATCGATGTCGCCATGCGGCACCTGCTCGAGGCGCTGCACAGCGTCAGCGAGGTGAACACGGATACCACCTATGCGCTGATCAACCAGCAGGGCGCCTGGCAGACCGTGGCGGCCCGCTCGGCCACGGACGGCTTGCGCCATACGCCCGGCATGCGCTTTGCCGATGCCTATCCCGCCCTGTGGCAACAGCTCCAGCAGGCACCGCAAGGCACCGTCATGCGGGCAGACGGTCTCTGGATGTGGGAACAGCTCGCCCCGGAGGAAGCGGTACGCCGCGTGGTGCTGGCCGATGCCGGCAACAGCGCCGACATGCCGGTCATCAATTCCAGCGATCTTTCCCTGCTGCTGCTGGCGCACAAACCGGCCCGGATGCTCGCCGACCTGCGCCGTGACAACTATCTCTACCTGCTGCTCGCGGCGATGCTGCTGATCATCGCCTACACCTGGGGCCTGCTGCTGCTACTGCGCAGCCACGTCCAGGAAAAGCAGTCACACCTGGCGATCGCCCATGCCCATGCCCAGGCGGTGCACATGGAGCGCCTCAAGGAACTGGAGGAGCGCTTCCACCTGCTGGTGGAGGCAAGCAGCGTCGGCATGGTGGTGGTCGACGCCGCGGGCAAGATCGTGCTGAGCAACCCGGCGGCGGAGTCGATGCTGGGTTACGGCAAGGGCGAGCTGACGGGACGTTCCGTGGACAGCCTGCTGAATCCGGAACAGCGCGGGCCGCATGCACGCCTGCGCGCGGAGTATCTGCGCCGTCCCGAGGTACGCCGGATGGGCGTAGGCCGCAAGCTCGAGGCGCTGACGGCCGATGGCCGCAGGATCCCGGTCGAGGTGGGCCTGAATCCGTACACGGATCACGGCAGGCAGCTCGTGCTCGCCAGCATCATCGGCAGCTCGAAATGACCGGGCTGCACCGCCCGTCATGAGCGGAACCGGCCGGGAGCGGGTCCGGCCGCCGGTGAACGACGCTCAATCCAGCCCGAACAGCCGGCGATAGAACCGGAAGCGGCCTTCCTGCTTGCCCATCAGCAGGGTCTCCAGCTCGCCCTCGTCGAAATACAGGCCGTTGCAGACCGTGCAGCGATCGACCTCGATACCCTCTAGATGCTCCTCCCGCATGTCGCTGCCGCCGCACTTGGGGCACTTCATCCAGATGCGTCTTGCGGCGCTGCTCGCGTTCCGCCGCTGCATGCTCGTGCTGATAGGCCTCCAGGCGCTGCTGTTGCTGCAGGCGCGCCTGTTCCAGCAGATGGCGTTCGTTCTCCAGAAACCACTGGTTTTCCTGGGTGTCCGCTTGCTTCGAGACCATACGACCTCCGGGTGCTGGTGTCAGGGGTTAGGCAGTGAAGGTTACTGGCCGGCCGCGGTGGATACAACCGCTGACGACACGGCTGCGGCAGGACCGCTGCCCTGCCGATCCAGCAGCAGGCGAGCCACTGCGGTCGGGCCACCGCGGGGCATCAATCGCGGCTGTGCAGGTCCGGAGCTTGCCGATCCCGGTTCAGGAGGCGATGCACCAGCTGCCGCCGGATGGCCGCGCGCCGCATGAACTCGAAGTAGCGGCGCGCCTGCGCGCGTGCCTCGATCTGCCTGCTGCGTCTGGTGAATTCATCCCGGCCGAGGATGACGGCGCTGCGCTGTGCGCCTGCCCCGGTATTGTCTGTATCTTTCATGGCGACCGCCCTGCCTGGGGCTTGGAATTATTGTTATTGGATAGCCTAGCATGCCCGCACGCGGGCGCAAGACTGACACCCGCACACCGGCCGCTGCCGCGGCAATGCCCGGGGTACGTGGCCCGTTACGGCCGCGCCCGGCCGGGGCGATGGTAGCGTCAACGGCGACATCGATTACAATAGCCCACGCGCTCCCTCGACCGGTCCGGCGCGATCACTGAAGGTAAACCGCATGATTTCCAGACTGACCATCGTCCTGCCGGTTGCGCTCGTCTGCGGCTGCTCCGCCAACCTCGACGCGGAATGCACGGACTTCTTCGGTCGCGTCAACACGGCTCTCGATGCCGTCGCCGCGGCAGACTCGAGCGAGTCACGCACGGCGCGCCTACGGGACCTGGAGTCATTTTCAGCCGAACTCGAATCCCTGCAGCAACGCGCCGCGCAACGGCTCAGCGAGAAGATTGCGTCCGGAGAACTCTGCTCGGAGCTGGCGCCGCGCGGCACGGAATGCGATGAAAGACTCGTCTTCGATGACCTCAACCAGCGCAAGGTCGTGGCACTCAACGGTTTCATCACGCGCTGGCAGGAGCTGGGCGTACGGCGCACGGCGACTGCCGCCCCGGCACCGGTGCCGCTACCGGCTTCCGGAGACGACGGGCAGCCCGCGCCGGGCATGCCGGCGCAGGCAATGGAGGATGCAGTCGCCTCGGCACTGCAACGCCCGAATACCAGGCTGCTCGACGGCATGTTGGAACTGATGTTCATCTGCAACAACACGCTACGCTGAACTAGCGGCCGGGTCGTCGCGGCGTCACGCCCTGCTGCACACCCGCAGCTGACGCAGACCAGCCCCGTTGAGCGGCCGACGCTACAGATCCCGAGCGCGGACGATCGACAACGGCCGTCGCGCACCCGTCCTCGCGCAACATGCCCCATAGACAATGCCGCATCACCGCGCGCAGAGCGGCTTGTCCTCCCGGCATTCCGCGGCATCGACCACGGACTGCACGAAGGCCTGCAGCTCGACCAGGTCCAGGCATGCGTGCAGCCGGTTCGCCAGCGCGGGCGTGATGCGTACCATGCCCACCGTGCCGTCGCCACGCTGGAACTGGATGCCGACCAGATGCACGGCATCCGGCGAGTCGTCCGCCGCATCGGCCAGCCGGGCGCTTTCGTCCAGCAGCAGGTCGTACTGCGCATCGATCCGCTCCTGCGTGAGGTCGTCGATGTCCTCGTCGACCAGCACCAGCAGCGCCTCGCCGTCACCGGCGGTCCGGCAGTCGATGCCATTGTGCTCCAGCCAGGCGACGAAGCGGTCCCTGAGCGGTTCCGCAAACAGTACGTATTCGAGCATGTTGTGAGCCCTGTCGGTTGAACAATGCGGGAGTGGCGAGTCTGTCGCTTTTACCGGCCACGATCAAGCCAGCCCCGGGCTGTTGCGGGCGCACTGCACCGCGCGTCACCCCGACGGCAGCCCGTCCGGCCCGTAGCGCCCGGGCTCGACATGATGACCTGCCCATGTGCACCGGATGCCACAACCGGAAACGCGGGAATCAGCCAGACAGGCGGGATGCCGATGTCGCGCCGGGAGAATGTACAGTTTGCGCTGCCAGCAGGATGCCGGACCTGCTGCGCTTGCAGGCTTGCCGTCCACAACAGCGGCAGCATAAAAAACGCCGGGGTTACCCCCGGCGCCGGATGCTGCAACAGTGGTATCGTGCACTCTCGTCACTTCATCGCGGGCAATGCGCCGTCCACCGTGCCAATGTACCCGATGGCGGTCTTGTGCCGGTTGTCCCACTTGCTGTCGAGCAGGGGCGCTATCTCGCCCCACTGGGGATCGCTGCTGCCGAACTCGCCCGGGTGCTGGAAGTTGCCCATGATGTAGGCGTAGCCGTTGTAGTTGTCCACCACCTGCAGGCCGGTTGCCTCCGCGCCCATCGGAACCGAGAGGATGCGGGACAGGTTACGGCTGTCGATGTTGAAGGCCCAGACATAGTTGTTGTTGCGATAGCTGGTGTCCTCGCCGATGAACAGGGTCCGCATGGCCTCCGAGTACTTCAGGTTGTCGCCGTCACAGACGCGGTCCTGGGCGCACTTGTTGCCGAAGGCGTCCGCGGTGTCGGAGTAGCTGCCGAGCAGCTCGGGGATGCTCGCCATGCCGGTCGCCACGTAACTGGAACGGATCCACCGGCCGCTGCTGTCGCGCACCCGACCCTCCAGGGACAGCTCATACACTGCGCCACCCTTGTTCTTGGCCACCTGGATGTCGCCGCTGCTGTCGCTCATGCCGTTCTCCACGCGTGACATCACGATGTAGGCCTTTTTGTCCCGGGCGTTGTGGGTGACGCCCTCCATCTTGTTGAACTCGGTGGTGGCGCCCAGCATGGCGGCATAACGGCGGGTCTCCAGGAAGGCAGCGGCCTGCGCCATGCCGTCCTTCAGCCGCAGCCACTCGGTACCCATATAGGTCTGCACCATGGTGTAGGAGTCATCGCCCGGGTCTTCGTTGCTGACCTCGAAGATATCGCTGAACTTGATCCCACCGTCGACCAGCGCCTTGATCTCCGCGTCGCTGGCGTGACCCAGCTTGATCCACGTCAGGTCGGCGGCGCCGCCCTCGGCGCCAACGGGGCTGGTTTGCATCCATTTGCCGGCGTAGAGCGTACCGCGCGAGAGATCGCCGACGCGGTCGGCAACGAACATGAACAGGCCCGTGTAGGCACCGTCGTCGCCCATGTAGACCGTCCTGCCGTCTGGCTGCACGTCGGCCAGCTCACGCGCGAAACGGCCCAGGGCGTGATGCATCTCGACGACGGTCTTGCCATTGCGGAGCACGCGGACCTCGGGCACCAGGCCGTAATGATAGGCGTTGGCGGCACTCGGATCGCCGAAGAAATACTGACTGAAGCTGTTGATGTCGGTGCCATCCTGGGTACCGGAGGCGGCTGCCATCCCCTCCCGGGTCTTGGCATCCGGCTCGTACTCCTCCGAGCCGATATGCGTGTTCCACGGCGAGAGCGAGGCCGCACAGGGAATCCAGAGGCCATTCACCGCGGCAAAGCTGATGTTGTCATAGTCCGTTACCGCCAGCGCGCCGCTGCGCTTGTCCTGGTCGATACTGGCCACGCTCATGGTTGCCGGCAGCTTGCTCCAGTAGTCACCGCTCAGACCGGCGGGCGGCAGACCGCGGTATTCGTACTGGGTGACCAAGGCCAGTGCGTTGTTGCTGCGCGGGTCGGCAGCACGCATGCCGGGCAGCGCGATCAACGAGTTGCCATCCGGTGCATCCGAGGCGATCTGCCCCTCACTATCCTCGATGGGCATGTCATAGGCATCGTAGAGACCACCGACGACCTTGTTGTTGATCGCGTCGGTAGTTGCCATCAGCTGATGATATTTCAGGTCATAGATCCGGGTCTTGCCATTGCGGTAGGTCACCATGACCTGGGCCTTGGTGTAGATATCGGTCTTCTCATCCGGGGTGGACGGAGACGGCATGCCGATAAACTCCACCGCACGCACGGTGGCATTATTAAAGCCGCCAGCCGCGGCATCGGCGGTGATGTTGAATAATCCCAGCGCGGATGCGATCGCGACAGTCAATGCTTTCTTGGTCATACGATGTGTACTCCTGGACGGACAACGTGGCTTGAGGAGCGCACAATCTAGTGCAGGATTGTTACTGGATAATGACGGCACTGAATGACCGCGGGCATGCGGCCAACTGGCCGTACCCGACTCACCGGCGCTCACGCCGCGGGTTGCTGCCGCGCCGCAGTTGCCGGAAATTCCACCCGCCGCAGCACTCGTCGCCGGTGCCCGGAGCAACGAACTGGCATGACGCTACGGTATCAGGATCGTAGTCCGCAGCCATGATCCGTCATACAATCGTGTGCCAGCCACCAGCCGACAGGTCCAGAACGATGCCGGAGTTTCGCCATTCACATATTCATGCATTGCCAGGCAAGCTGCCCGCAAGGGCAGGCGGTGCGCTGCACGTCTGGATCTTGCTGTTCTTGCTGGCTGCCGCCCTGTTCGTGTCACAGGTCGGTCGGGCCGGCGAATTGCTCCCCGTACCGGACGCGGTGCCGGTACCGGAGCTCGTGCTGCCGGATCTGGATGGCAGGGAATACCGTCTCAGCGACCTGCGCGGCCGGGTCGTGCTCGTCAACTTCTGGGCCACCTGGTGTCAGCCCTGCCTGCGGGAGCTGCCGAACCTGGCGCGCCTGCAGGCCGCCTACGCGGACCTGCCCTTCACGATCCTCGCCATCGATGTCGAGGAGGACGCCCGGCGCGTGCGGCATTTCGCAGCGCAGCACAACCTGGCATTCCCGGTGCTGCTGGATGCGGACGGCAGCGAATTCGCCGCCTGGGGCAGCAAGGTGCTGCCCACGACCTTCGTGGTCGATGCTGCCGGCAAGATCCGCTATGTGGGTATCGCCGATCTCGAATGGGATGCCGGCGCGGTGCGCACGAAACTCGATGGCCTGATCGGGGACATGCACTGAGTCGCGGGTAAGGGCCGCACGGCACGGCGGCAGGTGCCAGCCACGGGACCCGAGCCGGGTGCCGCGGCACAGCCTGGCGGTGTGACTGCGCGGGCGCCGGCAAGCCCTGCCGAACGCCGCCGCGGCATGCCCGCGCACTGCGTCAGCGGTGCGCTCAGTGTCGCGCGTAGGTTGCCACGACGTCCTGCCAGAACGTCCCGAACTTGCCGACGAACAGCTCGAAGGATGCGCGCTCGGTCATCCGCCGCTCGTCCTCGATCGCGGCGCGGGTCACCCAGACCGCGGCGTTCTGATCCGTCCACGAGTTCGCCTCCACCCTGCCGTAGACATAACCCGTGCGCGCATCGACCAGCACCGCCGTGGTCTTCGCGTTCACGCGCGCCTGCCGGTTCGGCAGATAGCCCGGTTTCAGTTCGGCAAGCGGGCCGTATTCCGCCCCGTCGACCGTGAAACGGGTATCCAGCGTGTACAGCAGCAGCAGGTCGGCGGCGAGTGCGGCGGCGACCGGGCGCAGGTCATCGACCGCGTTCAGCGTCTGCGGCAACTGCGCGAGCGGCAGCCCCTCCAGTGCGGCCACCTGCGGCAGCGTGCGCAGGCGCTGGATGTCACGCTCGGATTCGATATTGCGCACCGTCACCACGCAATAACGCCCACTGCCCTGGCAGGACGGGTTGGTCGCGGCATAGTCCGCCGCCTGCACCCGCGCCAGTGCGATACGCGCCGGGAACGCCGCCGCCGGCCGGCGCTCCGACTGCGCGCTGCCGGTGACGGTCAGTTCGGCCAGTGGGACGCCAGGCGCCGGCGTCCGGTAGCTGGCGCAGCCGCCAGGCAGCAGGAGCGCAAGCAGCAGCAGCGGCAAGTAGCGGTACGGCATGGCAGGACACCCTGAATGATTGCGGGAGGCTGAGTATAGGTCGGCGCGGAGCGCGAGGAAACGGGCACCCCGACCGCCCCTGGCAGGCGCGCCGACGCCGTCTGCCACCGCGCCGGTCGCCGCGCGCACCGCGCCAGCAACGGCGCGCTTACAAATTCCCGGCCGGCGGGATAACATCCGGTTCTCCCTGAACGACACGTCGCAGGCCACCCCATGCAGATCGACACCCTCAGCGCGCAATACGCCATCCCCGGTCAACTGCAGTTCGATACCGGCCGGGGCGGCTTCCCGGTCGCCGTCATTCAGAATGCCCATGCCACCGCGATGGTGTCGCTGTACGCGGGCCAGGTCCTGTCCTGGCACCCGCTGACGCAGGCACACGAGGTACTGTTCCTCAGCGAGAAGGCGTACTACCAGACCGGCAAGGCCATCAAGGGCGGCGTGCCCATCTGCTGGCCCTGGTTCGGGCCGGACCCGCTGGGCAAGGGCCGGCCGGCGCACGGTTGCGCGCGCATCTCCGACTGGGACGTGCTGCAGACGGCCGCACTGGAAGACGGCGCCACACGCCTGCTGCTCGGACTGACACCGCAGGCCGAGGCGCGCGCGCTCTGCGGCGGCGACATGACCGCACAGCTCGAGATCACGGTCGGCAGCAGCCTGCATCTGGCATTGACCACGCACAACCATGGCGCCGCGGCAGTCGACCTGTCCCAGGCGCTGCATACCTATTTCGCGGTGGGGGATATCGCGCAGGTCGTCGTTCACGGCCTGGAGGACCTGACCTACGTGGACAAGGTCGCCGCCGGCAGTCAGCGGGTCCAGTCAGGCCCGCTGACCGTGACGGCCGAGGTCGACCGCATCTATACCGGCGTGGATCGCGCGCTGACACTGCATGACGCCGCCTATGGACGCAGTATCCGGATCGAAGCGACAGGCAGCACGAGCGCGGTGGTCTGGAATCCCTGGCACGAAACGGCTGCCGCCATGGCTGACCTGGATGCAACGGATTACCGTCGCATGCTGTGTGTGGAAACCGCCAATGCCGGCCCTGACACGATACGGCTGGCGGGCGGTGCCAGCCATACCCTCACGGCAAGCTATTCCGTCACGACGCCCTAGCGGCATGCACCCGGCGGCGCGGATGCTTCAGACACGCCGCTTGCGGGCAACCGCGGCCAGGCCCAGCAGGCCGGAACCGAACAGCCAGAGCGCGGCGGGGACGGGCACGGTCCACGGCGCGTAGGCAGCGTACAGCGAAGAGATCGGATTCTGCACCATGTTCGTCAGGTCGTACACTGCCGACCTGGCGTAATGCCGCGCCGTGGTATCCAGGAACATGAAGTAGGAGGAATGGCCCGGCAACAGGCCGTCGGCCGGATCCCGCGAGAAGACGTCGAAATCAAAATTCACGTACGCAGCGCCACTGCCGGGAAAGCGGTCGGCATGGCTCGGCGCCGTATCGCCGAGACCGTCGCTGCGCCAGTTGGCGTTGTATTCGGGCGCCGCGAAATTGCCGAGGCGGAAACTGCCGATCGCAGCGGCGGAATCGTCAGCATTCGTGACCCGCCAGTAGAAGTCGAGCGTGCCGTCGACCGCGGACCGCACCACGCGCTGCTGTACCGTCCCGCTGATGTCGTCCAGTCCCGCCCCTGCCGAGAACGCGAACGGGATCAATTCGTCGACCAGCACGGTGCCCGCCAGCTGCGGCTCTGCGGCCATGGTCGTGCCCGGCAACGCCACGCCGAAATCGCCCGGCGCAAGCAGCACGGCCCGAGCCGGCAGCATGGCGGCACCGAGTCCGATAGCGACGAATAACCGGAACCTGCAACTGCGACTGCTTCCCATGGCCTGCTCTCCTGAATCGCCGACGACATCGCTGCCGGTGCGGAATTGATCGCTCGGCGCGGCCAAAGTTTGAACGCCGGCGCAGCAGCGGTCTGGACCAAGGTACAGGTGACAGTGACGGGGACCGCCCCTAGAGTGGAATCAGGGACGCAACCCGGCGCACCGCCACGACACCCTACGAGGGCTGCCCGCCACCCACCCGGCGCGCCCGTCCGGACCGGCACGGCGGTGCAGCCACGACCACGCAGCGCTGCGCCACGGCCACGGCGGATACCCGTCCCAGGCAGGTCACGCGCTATGACTACAACCGCTCGCTCGCTAACGACACTGTGCTTCCTGTGCGCGCTGCTGCCGCCGCCCGCCGCCCTCGCGAGTTCGCTGTTGTACCGTTTTGCCGGCGACGCACTGCAACCGGAAATCGATTTCACGCTGGAGGTCGATTTCGCGCGTGCCGGATACTTCATCAGCGCATCCGGCGCGGTGACCGGTTTCGATCCTGAGCGTCATACCATCTTCGTGGATTACCATGCCGGCAGTTACGCGCTGGCCGCGACCGACAATCCGTTCCAGCGCCATTACGGCGAGGACACCGTTACGGTCGAGGGCGTGGTCGGATGTCTGTACGCCCTCAATTCGATCGCCGTCTGCCGGGAGGTCGACGACGGGACGGCGGCGACGACGGGCGCGGTGGCCGCCTGGCAGCCCGGCGAATGGTTCGATCATTACGTGTTCGACAGCCTCGGCCCGTACGAATACACGCACGTAAGACTCGCCAGCATCACGACGCTGCCGCTGCCGGCAGCGCTGCTGCTGCAATTGTCGGGCCTGCCCGTACTGCTCGTGCTCGGCCGCCGCCGGCTCGCACCCTATCCCTAACCCGGACCGCCCGCCTGCCGGTTGACGGGACTGGCAATTGCCCACACCGGGCGATATAAAGGTCACCGGCACACGGCACCCGTCTGCAGTCCCTGCCATCACCTCGGAACCACCGGCCGGAGCCGTGCATGGATTGGGTCAAGCAGAAAACGGAATCAGCGCATACACGACAGGCAGCGCGCACGCACCAAGCGGAAAGCAGGCAGGCGGTGGCGGCCAGCGCCGGCCAGCGCCGGCGGCTGCACCGCGCACGGCCCTGGCGGACGCTGCTGGCAGGTAGCGGTTGGCTGGCGCCCCTGGCGGCCGCCGGGCTGGCGGGATCCTTTCATATCCCAGCCGCCGCCAGCCACACCGCATTCGAGGACGGGCTGGCAAGCGTGTTCGGGGGTACAGCCGCCGCCAGCGGGCAGCCGGAACGCCGCGACCACCCGAGCGAGCGCATGCGCGAGCTGTACGCCACGATCGGCGCGGTCGGGTCCGGCCTGCACCGGACGCGCCTGCTGTCCGACACCCTGCCCGCCGCGGACGGCGGCCCAGCGCAATCCCGTGGCATACCGGATCCCTCCGCAACATCACCGGCCGGCCTGCAGCTCGCCAGCCGCGTCAATGTCGTGCCCCGACCGGTGGTACAGAACGTGGACGGTAGCGACATCACGGACACCGAATCCAAACCCCTACCCGACACCCCCACCGCTGCGGGCCGGCAGGACACACCAGCCGCCCCGGAGTCCGGTGCAGCCAGGCCCGCCGCAGCCAACGGCACGGTGCCGGCTGCCGTGCCCACCGTCACCGGCGAGCCTGCGACCGCCCCGGCTGGCGGTGCGGAAAACGCGTGGGTGATCAACCTGGCCTCGATGCAGAGCCAGAGCGCTGCAGAGGCCTTCGCTGCCCGCGTCCGCGCCAGCGCAATCGCCGTCGAACTGCAGGCGGTCAACGTCAAGGGCAAGGATTTCTGGCGTGTACAGGCCGTCGGTTTCGCCACGGCGGAGGCAGCCCGTGCGCAGGTGGATACGATCAAGCAGCGCCTCGACCTGAAGGAAGTCTGGGTCACCAGGCGCTAGTCTACCCCTGACA harbors:
- a CDS encoding VPLPA-CTERM sorting domain-containing protein; protein product: MGSSRSCRFRLFVAIGLGAAMLPARAVLLAPGDFGVALPGTTMAAEPQLAGTVLVDELIPFAFSAGAGLDDISGTVQQRVVRSAVDGTLDFYWRVTNADDSAAAIGSFRLGNFAAPEYNANWRSDGLGDTAPSHADRFPGSGAAYVNFDFDVFSRDPADGLLPGHSSYFMFLDTTARHYARSAVYDLTNMVQNPISSLYAAYAPWTVPVPAALWLFGSGLLGLAAVARKRRV
- a CDS encoding DUF839 domain-containing protein — translated: MTKKALTVAIASALGLFNITADAAAGGFNNATVRAVEFIGMPSPSTPDEKTDIYTKAQVMVTYRNGKTRIYDLKYHQLMATTDAINNKVVGGLYDAYDMPIEDSEGQIASDAPDGNSLIALPGMRAADPRSNNALALVTQYEYRGLPPAGLSGDYWSKLPATMSVASIDQDKRSGALAVTDYDNISFAAVNGLWIPCAASLSPWNTHIGSEEYEPDAKTREGMAAASGTQDGTDINSFSQYFFGDPSAANAYHYGLVPEVRVLRNGKTVVEMHHALGRFARELADVQPDGRTVYMGDDGAYTGLFMFVADRVGDLSRGTLYAGKWMQTSPVGAEGGAADLTWIKLGHASDAEIKALVDGGIKFSDIFEVSNEDPGDDSYTMVQTYMGTEWLRLKDGMAQAAAFLETRRYAAMLGATTEFNKMEGVTHNARDKKAYIVMSRVENGMSDSSGDIQVAKNKGGAVYELSLEGRVRDSSGRWIRSSYVATGMASIPELLGSYSDTADAFGNKCAQDRVCDGDNLKYSEAMRTLFIGEDTSYRNNNYVWAFNIDSRNLSRILSVPMGAEATGLQVVDNYNGYAYIMGNFQHPGEFGSSDPQWGEIAPLLDSKWDNRHKTAIGYIGTVDGALPAMK
- a CDS encoding D-hexose-6-phosphate mutarotase; this encodes MQIDTLSAQYAIPGQLQFDTGRGGFPVAVIQNAHATAMVSLYAGQVLSWHPLTQAHEVLFLSEKAYYQTGKAIKGGVPICWPWFGPDPLGKGRPAHGCARISDWDVLQTAALEDGATRLLLGLTPQAEARALCGGDMTAQLEITVGSSLHLALTTHNHGAAAVDLSQALHTYFAVGDIAQVVVHGLEDLTYVDKVAAGSQRVQSGPLTVTAEVDRIYTGVDRALTLHDAAYGRSIRIEATGSTSAVVWNPWHETAAAMADLDATDYRRMLCVETANAGPDTIRLAGGASHTLTASYSVTTP
- a CDS encoding zf-TFIIB domain-containing protein encodes the protein MKCPKCGGSDMREEHLEGIEVDRCTVCNGLYFDEGELETLLMGKQEGRFRFYRRLFGLD
- a CDS encoding SPOR domain-containing protein; protein product: MDWVKQKTESAHTRQAARTHQAESRQAVAASAGQRRRLHRARPWRTLLAGSGWLAPLAAAGLAGSFHIPAAASHTAFEDGLASVFGGTAAASGQPERRDHPSERMRELYATIGAVGSGLHRTRLLSDTLPAADGGPAQSRGIPDPSATSPAGLQLASRVNVVPRPVVQNVDGSDITDTESKPLPDTPTAAGRQDTPAAPESGAARPAAANGTVPAAVPTVTGEPATAPAGGAENAWVINLASMQSQSAAEAFAARVRASAIAVELQAVNVKGKDFWRVQAVGFATAEAARAQVDTIKQRLDLKEVWVTRR
- a CDS encoding TlpA disulfide reductase family protein; this translates as MPEFRHSHIHALPGKLPARAGGALHVWILLFLLAAALFVSQVGRAGELLPVPDAVPVPELVLPDLDGREYRLSDLRGRVVLVNFWATWCQPCLRELPNLARLQAAYADLPFTILAIDVEEDARRVRHFAAQHNLAFPVLLDADGSEFAAWGSKVLPTTFVVDAAGKIRYVGIADLEWDAGAVRTKLDGLIGDMH
- a CDS encoding PAS domain S-box protein — encoded protein: MHANGNHVTPDRPRAARFPGRQFLLLSLPVIVVILALAGTVANMRIGAEVERIAAAERSDLRLLGSNVTADVSLSLFQLRALSQETAAGKILDADPQHATDAFQTMFLTIASRNPIYTQIRWVDATGHERVRVVRDRQRVYAVAADALQDVSNRDYYRQAAALLAGEVYVSRFDPAPAADPDDRAARAVVHIATPLADGAGANRGILLIDVAMRHLLEALHSVSEVNTDTTYALINQQGAWQTVAARSATDGLRHTPGMRFADAYPALWQQLQQAPQGTVMRADGLWMWEQLAPEEAVRRVVLADAGNSADMPVINSSDLSLLLLAHKPARMLADLRRDNYLYLLLAAMLLIIAYTWGLLLLLRSHVQEKQSHLAIAHAHAQAVHMERLKELEERFHLLVEASSVGMVVVDAAGKIVLSNPAAESMLGYGKGELTGRSVDSLLNPEQRGPHARLRAEYLRRPEVRRMGVGRKLEALTADGRRIPVEVGLNPYTDHGRQLVLASIIGSSK